Proteins from a genomic interval of Brevinematales bacterium:
- a CDS encoding AAA family ATPase translates to MVKVNNGYKDLKEYIDLASDVETKDIVETIRERKNEIMKTAKTEGRKVKNGYFEISFAPDKTVSIAALAADEIFINEKIVKAHHNAVSVVYDYLSKNLSYCKDGGSYIKAESIEAYRIEHFRSRENDPHIHTHYVIMNEVNNSGVKRAVSRGFYDELSLDRMYNHQLNYELHKAGINSYMDNGITKIKGISDNAQIYFSKSKLKMDLLGLEYAENNIGDELTEGAAGRINALSYVMNKSDKSLTHLSDLKEVWNKEYADLAAQGEVKNAYLLKPQSKRSTDEIKHPFSGGRELEDINNVVSLAIKNVVDRHSVFTLDNVLESVRKISEDVTKTPYDMKLVEEVLSRKGLRIVDYATKNIRDSLITYPLYTTFEECKKEKDIINSINLFKKGESKIFIEEDGKGIPAKLKSFIDEYNKYFYDTFGKREYLNKGQRMALKGILSKEKFCVMIGDAGTGKTKLMNALKYISEKNGWVIDGLAHTGEASKELRYQGIAAQTVDSFLHQYKHADADVLSKVLNNEKRILIIDEASFIPNNTFLTLMEKAQAMGYEKIVVVGDYKQLTAIKSGNPFLVSIYNTGTDKLLRLSQIMRQEQNSMYAEMTKYMADINNLNIQDFIKKIEKMGIYYKTEGSTEDGERNLKDAWSVVDKFNEIRNKKGQIDTVLITKTHKDKDLLNAFVRQTLKETDELLESGLSATVYRPVDMTIVDVCSMKSYSNGMKLIFQNNTLGIERGSIGIVKRVDDELGIMDIEFYKDGVYSQRRLNRKDLLHIEDVQVYENRQLALGLGDIIMFLKNEKKLGLVNGDTGVIEAVEKDEKNGFYISVHVPGKKNTVKINLDSLYNYNFFDYGYASTIMKTQGKSINKVILYLPSDGYYNYNDLYVAFSRGREEIHIFTDDIDKLMYNLQKVYLKESILLTRLSGKKSEYLQKEADRLCGLYEVQAEEGKLKYKDLVPLIEKEIFKKIKDGDISHSFRRNFEDREMILDRLFKERVQEVAKPEVPQPKQGMQEKKRDVSEQATIDKKINLKPNFIS, encoded by the coding sequence ATGGTTAAGGTTAATAATGGCTACAAAGACCTGAAGGAATACATTGATCTCGCTTCTGATGTAGAAACCAAAGATATTGTTGAAACCATTCGTGAGCGTAAGAATGAGATTATGAAAACCGCAAAGACGGAAGGGCGTAAAGTGAAGAACGGATATTTTGAAATATCCTTTGCTCCGGATAAAACCGTATCGATCGCGGCATTGGCCGCTGATGAAATTTTCATAAACGAGAAGATAGTCAAGGCTCATCATAACGCGGTCAGCGTTGTCTATGACTATCTTAGTAAAAATCTTTCTTATTGCAAAGATGGCGGAAGTTATATAAAAGCGGAGAGTATTGAAGCATACCGGATCGAACACTTCCGAAGCCGGGAGAACGATCCCCATATTCACACTCATTATGTCATTATGAATGAAGTCAATAATTCCGGAGTAAAACGCGCCGTGTCCAGGGGGTTCTATGATGAACTCTCTCTTGACCGGATGTATAATCATCAGTTGAATTACGAACTTCATAAAGCCGGTATAAATTCCTACATGGATAACGGGATTACTAAAATCAAAGGAATATCCGATAATGCGCAAATATACTTCTCAAAGTCAAAATTAAAAATGGATCTTCTCGGCCTTGAGTACGCGGAGAATAATATCGGGGACGAACTTACCGAGGGCGCTGCGGGGCGCATAAACGCACTGAGTTATGTGATGAATAAATCGGATAAATCCCTTACTCATTTATCGGATTTAAAGGAAGTATGGAATAAGGAGTACGCTGACCTTGCCGCGCAGGGTGAAGTGAAAAACGCTTATCTTTTAAAGCCCCAATCAAAACGATCTACTGACGAGATAAAACATCCTTTTTCCGGTGGACGGGAACTTGAAGATATTAATAATGTGGTCAGTCTTGCGATTAAAAATGTAGTGGACCGGCATAGTGTTTTTACTTTGGATAACGTTTTAGAAAGCGTCCGCAAAATATCTGAAGATGTGACAAAAACACCTTACGATATGAAACTGGTCGAGGAGGTGTTGAGTCGTAAGGGTCTTCGCATTGTGGATTATGCGACAAAGAATATCCGGGATTCTTTAATCACTTATCCGTTGTATACCACGTTCGAGGAATGTAAAAAAGAGAAGGATATCATAAACTCGATCAATCTTTTTAAGAAGGGTGAAAGTAAAATATTCATTGAGGAAGATGGGAAAGGGATTCCTGCTAAACTAAAATCATTCATTGATGAGTACAATAAATACTTTTACGATACATTCGGGAAAAGGGAATACCTGAACAAAGGGCAGAGGATGGCGCTAAAAGGCATTCTTTCTAAAGAGAAGTTTTGCGTAATGATCGGGGACGCTGGAACCGGTAAGACTAAACTGATGAACGCGCTTAAATATATATCAGAGAAAAACGGATGGGTGATCGACGGCCTTGCGCATACCGGAGAAGCCTCGAAAGAATTAAGGTATCAGGGTATTGCGGCTCAAACAGTAGATTCTTTCCTTCATCAATATAAACACGCCGATGCAGATGTTTTATCGAAAGTATTGAATAACGAAAAACGAATACTGATAATTGATGAAGCGAGCTTTATTCCGAATAACACGTTTCTTACTTTGATGGAAAAAGCGCAGGCGATGGGTTACGAAAAAATCGTGGTCGTGGGAGATTATAAACAGTTGACGGCCATAAAATCCGGGAATCCTTTCCTTGTTTCAATATACAATACTGGTACAGATAAACTTCTTCGTCTTTCCCAGATCATGCGCCAGGAACAAAACTCGATGTACGCCGAGATGACAAAATACATGGCGGATATCAATAATCTCAACATTCAGGATTTTATTAAAAAGATTGAAAAAATGGGTATTTATTACAAAACGGAAGGCAGTACCGAAGATGGCGAACGTAATTTGAAAGACGCTTGGTCGGTCGTCGATAAGTTCAACGAAATACGGAATAAAAAAGGACAGATTGACACTGTGCTTATTACCAAGACTCACAAAGATAAAGACCTTCTAAATGCTTTTGTGAGACAGACGCTTAAAGAGACGGATGAACTTCTTGAAAGCGGTCTTTCTGCTACGGTATACCGTCCGGTCGATATGACTATTGTTGATGTTTGCAGCATGAAAAGTTATTCTAACGGAATGAAACTCATTTTTCAGAATAACACTTTAGGTATTGAGCGCGGATCGATCGGTATTGTAAAACGTGTTGACGATGAGTTAGGGATTATGGATATCGAGTTTTATAAAGACGGCGTTTACAGCCAGCGTCGCTTAAATCGTAAAGACTTACTTCATATTGAGGACGTTCAGGTTTATGAAAATCGGCAGCTCGCACTCGGGTTGGGTGACATAATCATGTTTCTTAAAAATGAAAAAAAACTCGGTCTTGTCAATGGAGATACTGGCGTGATAGAAGCGGTCGAGAAAGATGAAAAGAACGGCTTTTATATCTCGGTCCATGTTCCTGGAAAGAAGAATACTGTAAAGATTAATCTGGATAGCCTGTATAACTATAATTTTTTCGATTACGGATATGCCAGTACGATTATGAAAACCCAGGGTAAAAGTATCAATAAGGTTATTCTGTATCTTCCCAGCGACGGGTATTATAACTACAATGATCTTTATGTCGCGTTCAGCCGCGGCCGGGAAGAGATACATATATTTACCGACGATATCGATAAACTCATGTACAACCTTCAGAAAGTCTACCTCAAGGAGAGTATTTTACTGACACGTTTATCCGGGAAAAAATCAGAGTATCTCCAAAAAGAAGCAGATCGCTTGTGCGGTCTATATGAAGTTCAGGCGGAGGAAGGTAAACTTAAATACAAAGACCTTGTTCCTTTAATTGAAAAAGAGATTTTCAAAAAGATTAAAGACGGTGATATATCCCACAGTTTTCGCCGGAATTTTGAAGATCGTGAAATGATACTGGATAGATTATTCAAAGAACGGGTGCAAGAAGTCGCAAAGCCGGAAGTGCCTCAACCGAAACAGGGTATGCAAGAAAAGAAAAGGGATGTTTCGGAACAGGCTACTATTGATAAAAAGATAAACTTGAAACCTAATTTTATTTCTTAA
- a CDS encoding type IV secretion system DNA-binding domain-containing protein — protein MDDKSLLVHYEQINQLLKTGLEFSRISEKYLKRSRALNDISFYYEILRGHKDIEKLIPKTLFLHGYDPRDWNELKKETLHYIIDHLEDYDFVYDPDLANPDPDKTPAAIFMKIIQNAVMNAYIRLMIDMGDTAINLVRVGTVFMNADDVTKHCFICGAPGTGKTLLLRDIIFQYKGHHNMIIYDFKGDFTNIFYEDGLDYIFNPLDDRCLNWNIFDEIAKQTGIERETLIDSITHSLIPDINDKRDAFWREGARVILRGIINFIDQYLPDFLKNNGTVYYYLTKNYVELSVIIREVEPLSRQFLSKDMPETTQGIMAVLTQYATPFRIFAKIGFGCLEEAYTGALDKLLFERYTDWFSLKSRNDIKELETEFYNDIHNIIYHDDGSENKKNSSEKAHTDKLKYNKILDSYIRGKERFTIYDWVHGCDNPGKKSTIFITSISTQEASLKPLLSLFIELLVKETLALEENLSRRMFFILDELGTLQKLDKLISALNQGRSKGMSVYIAIQDFGQLDDIYGEHHTKSIINNCNTKCVFAVTEPRTSRFFEEMFGRSEIMQRRSTVSFSGSVGQWQVGTSIDIKEKQAVPADKISSQETYFFYFTSSITKDVVVHANIVVDAEHHKLAQLRKKEKEKYPVYVAFNYQEKEDINSLNNYLNDLSFSIIGEKIAGEQELKDKKAEKKHYEEELNSLNSDIDEYTTRIDSAKGLLADLKKEKDDKMKEHDELEKYIESIERVNAKMKAEVNNMQKGGPKKE, from the coding sequence ATGGATGATAAATCTCTTTTAGTTCATTATGAACAGATCAACCAGTTACTGAAGACTGGTTTGGAATTTTCGCGGATAAGCGAGAAATACCTGAAAAGATCGAGAGCGTTAAACGACATCTCTTTTTATTATGAAATACTACGCGGACATAAAGACATTGAAAAACTGATCCCTAAAACCTTATTCTTACACGGCTATGACCCTCGGGATTGGAACGAGTTAAAAAAGGAAACTCTTCATTACATCATCGATCACTTAGAGGATTATGATTTTGTTTATGATCCTGATTTAGCTAATCCGGACCCAGATAAAACGCCCGCGGCGATTTTTATGAAAATAATCCAGAACGCGGTAATGAACGCATATATCCGTCTTATGATCGATATGGGAGATACCGCTATCAATCTCGTTCGCGTCGGAACTGTATTTATGAACGCCGATGATGTAACAAAGCATTGTTTTATCTGCGGTGCCCCGGGAACGGGGAAAACCCTTTTACTCCGAGATATTATATTTCAGTATAAAGGTCATCATAATATGATTATTTACGATTTTAAAGGTGACTTTACAAATATATTTTATGAAGACGGCCTTGACTATATATTCAATCCTCTTGATGACAGGTGTTTGAACTGGAATATATTTGACGAAATTGCGAAACAAACCGGCATTGAAAGAGAAACGTTAATCGATTCAATTACACATTCTTTGATCCCGGATATCAACGATAAGCGTGATGCGTTCTGGCGCGAAGGCGCAAGGGTTATCCTTCGCGGTATCATCAATTTCATCGATCAATACCTCCCGGATTTCTTGAAGAATAACGGGACGGTATACTATTATCTTACTAAAAACTATGTCGAATTATCCGTTATTATTCGGGAAGTTGAACCTTTATCGAGGCAGTTTCTTTCAAAAGATATGCCCGAAACCACCCAGGGGATAATGGCTGTTTTGACGCAGTACGCCACTCCGTTTCGGATATTCGCAAAGATTGGTTTCGGGTGTTTAGAGGAAGCATACACCGGCGCGCTTGATAAACTGCTCTTTGAGCGGTACACGGACTGGTTCTCTTTAAAATCCAGAAACGATATAAAGGAATTGGAAACAGAGTTCTATAACGATATTCACAACATTATCTACCATGACGACGGTTCGGAAAATAAAAAGAATAGTTCCGAAAAAGCACATACCGATAAGTTAAAGTACAATAAGATACTCGACAGTTATATCCGCGGAAAGGAAAGATTCACTATTTACGATTGGGTACATGGTTGCGATAATCCTGGGAAAAAATCGACGATATTCATCACTTCCATTTCTACACAGGAAGCGTCGCTTAAACCTCTTTTATCGTTGTTTATCGAATTACTGGTAAAGGAAACCCTTGCTCTCGAAGAAAATCTTTCCCGGAGAATGTTTTTTATTCTCGATGAACTCGGAACTTTACAAAAACTCGATAAATTGATATCCGCATTGAATCAGGGTAGATCGAAAGGTATGTCGGTTTATATCGCAATACAGGATTTTGGACAGCTTGACGATATCTACGGCGAACATCATACAAAGTCTATTATTAATAACTGTAACACAAAATGCGTATTTGCAGTTACGGAGCCGCGTACTTCTCGTTTCTTTGAAGAGATGTTCGGACGTAGTGAAATCATGCAGAGACGTTCGACGGTAAGTTTCAGCGGATCGGTAGGCCAATGGCAGGTGGGTACGAGTATTGATATAAAAGAAAAACAGGCGGTTCCCGCTGATAAGATATCTTCGCAGGAAACATATTTCTTCTATTTTACCAGCAGTATTACTAAAGATGTCGTGGTACATGCGAATATCGTCGTGGATGCGGAGCATCATAAACTTGCTCAATTACGGAAAAAAGAAAAAGAAAAGTATCCTGTTTATGTTGCATTTAATTATCAGGAAAAAGAAGATATCAACAGCCTTAATAACTACCTGAATGATCTTAGTTTTTCGATCATCGGAGAAAAGATTGCTGGCGAACAGGAACTAAAAGATAAAAAGGCGGAAAAGAAGCATTATGAAGAAGAGCTTAATTCTTTGAATTCGGATATCGATGAATATACAACCCGTATTGACAGCGCAAAGGGTTTATTGGCGGATCTTAAAAAGGAAAAAGACGATAAAATGAAAGAACATGACGAATTGGAGAAATATATCGAGTCGATCGAACGGGTGAACGCGAAAATGAAAGCAGAGGTGAATAATATGCAAAAGGGCGGTCCGAAAAAAGAGTAA